The Candidatus Pantoea soli genome window below encodes:
- a CDS encoding D-lyxose/D-mannose isomerase encodes MRRSDVNAILQLTREFFMRQDVHLPPWADYGLPQWRALDRHAAAELLELHLGWDVTSFGADDFTQSGLTLFTLRNGSRGGQPWHKPYAEKIMHVREGQVTPMHYHPHKMEDIINRGGGNLIVTLHNRDGDRLADSPVQVTLDGLRQTHAAGSQLRLSPGESVTLLPGIWHSFWGEPGYGDVLAGEVSMPNDDEHDNVFLTPLARFNPLDEDETPRWLLCNEYHRWLA; translated from the coding sequence ATGCGACGATCCGACGTAAACGCCATTCTGCAACTGACCCGTGAATTTTTTATGCGCCAGGACGTGCATCTGCCGCCGTGGGCCGATTACGGCCTGCCGCAGTGGCGCGCGCTTGACCGGCATGCCGCCGCTGAACTGCTGGAGCTGCACCTCGGCTGGGACGTGACCAGCTTCGGTGCTGACGACTTTACGCAGAGCGGCCTGACATTGTTTACCCTGCGCAACGGTTCGCGCGGCGGCCAGCCGTGGCACAAACCCTACGCGGAGAAAATCATGCACGTGCGCGAAGGGCAGGTGACGCCGATGCATTATCACCCGCACAAGATGGAAGACATCATTAACCGGGGAGGCGGCAACCTGATCGTCACGCTGCACAACCGCGACGGCGATCGGCTGGCGGATTCGCCGGTGCAGGTGACGCTGGACGGCCTGCGCCAGACGCATGCTGCTGGCTCACAGCTGCGGCTGTCGCCGGGCGAAAGCGTGACGCTGCTGCCCGGTATCTGGCACAGCTTCTGGGGCGAACCCGGCTACGGCGATGTGCTGGCCGGGGAAGTCTCGATGCCCAATGACGACGAGCACGACAATGTGTTTCTGACGCCGCTGGCGCGCTTCAATCCGCTCGACGAGGATGAAACGCCGCGCTGGCTGCTGTGTAACGAATATCACCGCTGGCTGGCTTAA
- a CDS encoding EmmdR/YeeO family multidrug/toxin efflux MATE transporter: protein MRAVRNTAWYPKRRAYRTLFWREITPLAVPIFIENLCVMLMGVLSTFLVSWLGKEAMAGVGLADSFNMVVISFFAAIDLGTTVVVAFSLAKRNGKRARAATRQSLGLMTVLAFALVIAIEFWGHLIIDVIAGSAEPQVKQLALSYLQTSAWSYPAAAIALIGSGALRGAGNTKIPMLINGGMNILNIVISSVLIYGALGWEGMGFVGAGLGLTISRYIGAAAAIYVLYRGISPALKITLASYFRRWDRTILMEVLGIGVPASIESVLFNGGKLLTQIFVAGMGTNEIAGNFIAFSIATLINLPGNALGSASTIITGKRLGRNQVMQAERQIKHVFWLAMIGLCTLALITVPLAGTLAKFYTRDPEVIEVTKHLIWLNAAFMPIWTASWVLPAGLKGARDARYTMYVSMFSMWGARVVAGYLLGIELGMGVIGVWLGMFLDWTVRGVFFWWRLNSGKWLNNYRRMLAKMGGERA, encoded by the coding sequence ATGCGGGCGGTAAGAAACACGGCGTGGTATCCGAAGCGCCGCGCTTACCGCACGCTGTTCTGGCGTGAGATTACCCCTCTGGCCGTGCCCATTTTTATTGAAAACCTTTGCGTGATGCTGATGGGGGTGCTCAGCACCTTCCTCGTCAGCTGGCTGGGTAAAGAGGCGATGGCGGGCGTGGGGCTGGCAGACAGCTTCAATATGGTGGTGATCTCCTTTTTTGCCGCCATCGATCTCGGCACCACGGTGGTGGTGGCCTTCAGCCTGGCAAAACGCAACGGCAAGCGGGCGCGTGCCGCCACGCGGCAATCGCTGGGGTTAATGACGGTGCTGGCGTTTGCGCTGGTTATCGCCATTGAATTCTGGGGGCATCTGATCATTGATGTGATTGCCGGAAGCGCGGAGCCCCAGGTCAAACAATTGGCGCTGAGCTATCTGCAGACCTCCGCGTGGAGCTACCCGGCGGCGGCGATTGCGCTTATCGGCAGCGGGGCGCTGCGCGGGGCAGGCAACACGAAGATCCCGATGCTGATCAACGGCGGCATGAACATCCTGAATATCGTTATCAGCAGCGTGCTGATTTATGGCGCGCTGGGCTGGGAAGGGATGGGCTTTGTCGGGGCAGGTCTGGGACTGACCATTTCACGTTACATCGGCGCGGCGGCGGCCATTTATGTACTCTATCGCGGCATCTCGCCGGCGCTGAAAATTACCCTCGCCAGCTACTTTCGCCGCTGGGACCGCACCATTCTGATGGAAGTGCTGGGCATCGGCGTGCCGGCCAGTATCGAATCGGTGCTGTTCAACGGCGGTAAACTGCTGACGCAGATTTTTGTTGCCGGCATGGGCACCAATGAAATTGCCGGGAATTTTATTGCCTTCTCAATCGCCACCCTCATCAACCTGCCAGGCAATGCGCTGGGCTCGGCCTCGACGATCATCACCGGCAAACGGCTGGGACGCAATCAGGTGATGCAGGCAGAACGGCAGATCAAGCATGTGTTCTGGCTGGCGATGATTGGCTTGTGCACGCTGGCGCTGATTACCGTGCCGCTGGCGGGCACGCTGGCGAAATTCTACACCCGCGATCCGGAGGTGATTGAGGTGACTAAGCACCTTATCTGGCTGAACGCCGCGTTTATGCCGATCTGGACCGCTTCCTGGGTGTTACCGGCGGGCCTGAAAGGCGCACGCGATGCGCGCTACACCATGTATGTCTCCATGTTCAGCATGTGGGGCGCGCGCGTGGTTGCCGGCTACCTGCTGGGGATCGAACTTGGTATGGGGGTGATTGGCGTCTGGCTGGGCATGTTCCTCGACTGGACGGTGCGCGGGGTGTTTTTCTGGTGGCGGCTGAACAGCGGTAAATGGCTGAATAATTATCGCCGCATGCTGGCAAAGATGGGCGGTGAGCGGGCCTGA
- a CDS encoding NCS2 family permease — protein MMLEKLFKLKAHHTTVRTEIIAGITTFLAMAYILFVNPSILGATGMDKGSVFVATCLAAAIGSILMGLIANYPIALAPGMGLNAFFTYTVVLHMGYTWQIALGAVFLSAVIFFALSIFKIREWIIASIPLPLRAGIAAGIGLFLALIALEGAGIVVDNPATLVGLGDLTKPGPLLALLGFFIIVVLEARRVTGAVLIGILVVTFISMGIGLTPFGGVFSAPPSLAPTFMQLDIAGAFNVGLVSVIFAFLFVDVFDNTGTLLGVTKRAGLADEQGNVPKMGRALIADSAAALFGSLLGTSTTTSYVESAAGVSAGGRTGLTAIVVAILFLLSLFFSPLAGSVPVYATAPALLFVAVLMASGLAEIDWKDVTTAAPVTVTALTMPLTYSIANGIAFGFITWTVVKLLSGRTREVNAALVILSLLFVIKLGWLSA, from the coding sequence ATGATGTTAGAAAAACTGTTCAAACTGAAAGCGCATCACACCACGGTGCGCACGGAAATCATCGCCGGGATCACCACCTTCCTGGCCATGGCCTACATCCTGTTTGTCAACCCGAGCATTCTGGGTGCGACCGGCATGGATAAAGGCTCGGTGTTTGTGGCGACCTGCCTGGCGGCGGCGATCGGCTCGATACTGATGGGCCTGATTGCCAACTATCCTATCGCTTTAGCGCCGGGGATGGGGCTCAACGCGTTCTTTACCTACACCGTGGTGCTGCACATGGGTTATACCTGGCAGATTGCGCTGGGTGCGGTATTCCTGTCAGCGGTGATTTTCTTTGCCCTGTCAATTTTCAAAATCCGTGAGTGGATCATCGCCAGCATTCCGCTGCCGCTGCGTGCCGGCATTGCGGCGGGAATTGGTCTGTTTCTGGCGCTGATTGCGCTGGAAGGTGCAGGCATCGTGGTGGACAACCCGGCCACGCTGGTGGGCCTGGGCGATCTGACGAAACCCGGTCCGCTGCTGGCGCTGCTGGGGTTCTTTATCATTGTGGTGCTGGAAGCGCGCCGCGTCACCGGGGCGGTGCTGATTGGCATTCTGGTGGTGACCTTTATCTCCATGGGCATTGGCCTGACGCCGTTTGGCGGCGTGTTCTCTGCACCGCCTTCTCTCGCGCCCACCTTTATGCAGCTGGATATTGCCGGTGCCTTTAACGTAGGCCTGGTGAGCGTGATCTTTGCTTTCCTGTTTGTGGATGTGTTCGACAACACCGGTACGCTGCTGGGTGTGACCAAACGCGCCGGTCTGGCGGATGAGCAGGGCAACGTGCCGAAGATGGGACGCGCGCTGATCGCCGACAGCGCCGCGGCGCTGTTTGGTTCGCTGCTGGGCACCTCTACCACCACCAGCTATGTGGAATCGGCCGCGGGCGTGAGTGCCGGCGGCCGTACCGGTCTGACCGCCATCGTGGTGGCGATCCTGTTTCTGCTCAGCCTGTTCTTCTCACCGCTGGCAGGCAGCGTGCCGGTTTATGCGACCGCGCCCGCGCTGCTGTTTGTCGCCGTTCTGATGGCGTCCGGGCTGGCAGAAATTGACTGGAAAGATGTCACCACCGCCGCGCCGGTCACCGTAACCGCGCTGACCATGCCGCTGACGTACTCTATCGCCAACGGCATCGCCTTCGGCTTTATCACCTGGACCGTGGTCAAGCTGCTGAGCGGGCGCACCCGTGAAGTCAACGCCGCGCTGGTTATTCTCTCCCTTCTGTTCGTGATCAAGCTCGGCTGGCTGAGCGCCTGA
- a CDS encoding response regulator: protein MKPAILVVDDDRAICALLHDVLSEHVFTVYSCHQGRDALALLAQHPEISLVMLDMMLPDTNGLLVLQQMQRQRPDLLVIMLTGMGSEADMVVGLEMGADDYIAKPFNPRVVVARARAALRRCGRLAQPQGMADAGWQFNGWRLDDSRCQLFNPQRESVPLTQGEYALLRALVAHARKVLTRDQLLELTHSETLDVFDRTIDVLIMRLRRKIEANPHQPSLIRTIRGLGYVFSADVVRPPSAARETQIA from the coding sequence ATGAAGCCCGCGATTCTGGTCGTTGATGATGATCGTGCCATCTGTGCATTGCTGCACGATGTACTGAGTGAACATGTGTTTACCGTCTACAGCTGTCACCAGGGACGCGACGCGCTGGCGCTGCTGGCACAGCATCCGGAGATCTCACTGGTGATGCTGGATATGATGCTGCCGGACACCAACGGCCTGCTGGTTTTACAGCAGATGCAGCGGCAGCGTCCCGATCTGCTGGTCATCATGCTCACCGGCATGGGATCGGAGGCGGATATGGTGGTAGGGCTGGAGATGGGTGCCGACGACTACATTGCCAAGCCGTTTAACCCGCGCGTGGTGGTGGCACGGGCGCGGGCCGCACTGCGGCGCTGCGGCCGACTGGCGCAGCCGCAGGGCATGGCAGACGCGGGCTGGCAGTTTAACGGCTGGCGCCTGGATGACAGCCGCTGTCAGCTGTTTAATCCGCAGCGTGAAAGCGTGCCGCTGACGCAGGGCGAATATGCGTTGCTGCGCGCGCTGGTCGCGCATGCGCGTAAAGTGCTGACGCGTGACCAGCTGCTGGAGTTAACCCACAGTGAAACGCTGGATGTGTTTGATCGCACCATTGACGTCCTGATCATGCGGCTGCGCCGCAAAATTGAAGCTAACCCGCACCAGCCCAGCCTGATCCGCACCATTCGCGGGCTGGGCTATGTGTTTTCCGCCGACGTCGTGCGCCCGCCATCCGCCGCACGTGAGACGCAGATTGCCTGA
- a CDS encoding ABC transporter substrate-binding protein, producing the protein MRFNPIITGLLAATLFSAPLVQAKELKAIGVTVGDLANPFFVQITKGAELKARQLAGDKVNVTLVSSGYDLGQQVAQIDNFIAAKVDMIILNAADSKGIAPAVKRARDAGIVVVAVDVAAEGANATITSDNTQAGAMACKYIADRLKDKGNVVIINGPPVSAVQNRVEGCMNELKTHPDIKLLSYNQNAKGSREGGLEVMTGLLSANPKIDAVFAINDPTAIGADLAAKQAQRSEFFIVGVDGSPDGEEALKRKGSLFVATPAQDPQVMAAKAVEIGYDILQGKPAPDKPVLIPVTLIDRNNVGSYKGWTVK; encoded by the coding sequence ATGCGTTTTAATCCGATTATTACCGGACTGCTGGCGGCAACGCTGTTCAGTGCGCCGCTGGTGCAGGCCAAAGAACTGAAAGCCATTGGTGTCACCGTCGGCGATCTCGCCAACCCGTTCTTCGTGCAGATCACCAAAGGGGCGGAGCTGAAGGCGCGCCAGCTGGCCGGTGACAAGGTCAATGTGACGCTGGTGTCCAGCGGCTACGATCTTGGTCAGCAGGTGGCGCAGATTGATAACTTCATTGCCGCCAAAGTGGACATGATTATCCTCAATGCCGCTGACTCCAAAGGCATTGCCCCGGCGGTGAAACGCGCGCGCGATGCCGGCATTGTGGTGGTGGCGGTGGACGTGGCGGCCGAGGGGGCGAATGCGACCATCACCTCGGATAACACCCAGGCCGGTGCCATGGCGTGTAAATACATTGCCGATCGCCTGAAGGACAAAGGCAACGTGGTGATCATCAACGGGCCACCGGTTTCGGCGGTGCAGAACCGTGTGGAAGGCTGCATGAACGAGCTGAAAACCCATCCGGATATCAAACTGCTCTCCTATAACCAGAACGCCAAAGGCAGCCGTGAAGGTGGCCTGGAAGTGATGACCGGCCTGCTGTCGGCCAACCCGAAAATTGATGCGGTGTTTGCCATCAATGACCCGACCGCCATCGGCGCTGACCTTGCCGCCAAACAGGCGCAGCGCAGTGAATTCTTCATTGTCGGCGTGGATGGATCGCCGGATGGCGAAGAAGCGCTGAAGCGCAAAGGCTCGCTGTTTGTCGCTACCCCGGCTCAGGACCCGCAGGTGATGGCAGCCAAAGCGGTAGAGATTGGCTACGACATCCTGCAGGGCAAACCGGCACCGGATAAGCCGGTACTGATTCCGGTGACGCTGATCGACCGCAACAATGTCGGCAGCTACAAAGGCTGGACGGTGAAATAA
- a CDS encoding ketose 1,6-bisphosphate aldolase, giving the protein MALISLAQGLAHAQQQGYALGAFNVLDTHFLRALFQAAQQQRSPFIINIAEVHFKYVSLESLVAAIRTEAARHAIPVVLNLDHGLHFEAVMQAIRLGFTSVMFDGSALSYEENVRQTREVVKMCHALDVSVEAELGAVGGDEGGALFGEADSEKFTDPALAAEFVQATGIDCLAVAIGNAHGKYKGEPKLDFARLAAIRAQAGIPLVLHGGSGISEADFRHAISLGIHKINFYTGMSQAALNAIEQQMGARDARYDAFAELLMAAEQGITQVVAEQMQIFGSAGQA; this is encoded by the coding sequence ATGGCACTGATTTCTCTGGCGCAGGGGCTGGCCCACGCGCAACAGCAGGGCTACGCGCTTGGCGCGTTTAACGTGCTGGACACCCACTTTCTGCGCGCGCTGTTTCAGGCGGCGCAACAGCAGCGCTCGCCGTTTATCATCAATATCGCCGAGGTGCATTTTAAATATGTCAGCCTCGAATCGCTGGTGGCCGCGATCCGGACCGAAGCCGCGCGTCATGCCATTCCGGTGGTGCTGAATCTCGATCACGGCCTGCATTTTGAGGCGGTGATGCAGGCGATTCGCCTTGGCTTTACCTCGGTGATGTTTGACGGCTCCGCCCTCAGCTATGAGGAAAACGTGCGGCAGACGCGGGAAGTGGTGAAGATGTGCCATGCGCTGGACGTGTCGGTGGAAGCCGAGCTGGGCGCGGTAGGCGGCGATGAGGGCGGCGCGCTGTTTGGCGAAGCGGACAGCGAGAAATTTACCGATCCGGCGCTGGCGGCAGAATTTGTGCAGGCCACCGGCATCGACTGCCTGGCCGTGGCCATCGGCAATGCGCACGGCAAATACAAAGGCGAACCGAAGCTGGATTTTGCCCGGCTGGCGGCGATTCGCGCGCAGGCCGGTATTCCGCTGGTGCTGCACGGCGGCTCCGGCATCAGCGAGGCAGATTTCCGTCACGCCATCTCGCTTGGCATCCATAAAATCAATTTCTACACCGGCATGTCGCAGGCCGCGCTGAACGCCATTGAACAGCAGATGGGGGCGCGCGATGCGCGTTATGACGCCTTTGCCGAGCTGTTAATGGCGGCAGAGCAGGGCATTACGCAGGTCGTGGCGGAGCAGATGCAGATTTTTGGCAGCGCCGGGCAGGCCTGA
- a CDS encoding carbohydrate kinase family protein, with amino-acid sequence MTARNGILAAGTLLVDHVQRISHWPQQGWLTEITAREACSGGAALNVLFTLARMQVGLPLACAGMIGEDSDGDYLLQLMDAHQVERRFVQRTGQAGTAMTQVMTAPDGQRTFFHARGANALLDLPHFDAVITPHRIFHLGYLLLLDRLDVPDAQFGTRSARLLAQMQQRGYLTSLDLVTRPGEYRPLVVPALRWLDYLVINELEAQSLTGVTLRHQNQLAAPAAFGRAADWLLTQGVRQRVVIHAPEGAWGQERDGEAHWQPAWRLPAEAIVGSVGAGDAFCAGVLYASHQGYRLQETLRLAHTCACFNLRAANALDGTRPLREMQHWMSQAICVSRAADGGRTTSAENT; translated from the coding sequence GTGACGGCGCGCAACGGTATTCTTGCCGCCGGCACGCTGCTGGTAGACCACGTCCAGCGCATCAGCCACTGGCCACAACAGGGCTGGCTGACGGAGATCACCGCGCGCGAAGCGTGCAGCGGTGGGGCGGCGCTCAATGTGCTGTTTACCCTGGCGCGGATGCAGGTGGGCCTGCCGCTGGCCTGTGCGGGCATGATCGGTGAAGACAGCGACGGCGACTACCTGCTGCAGCTGATGGACGCGCATCAGGTGGAGCGCCGCTTTGTGCAGCGCACCGGGCAGGCAGGCACCGCGATGACGCAGGTGATGACTGCGCCGGACGGCCAGCGCACCTTTTTTCATGCGCGCGGCGCCAACGCGCTGCTGGATCTGCCGCACTTTGACGCAGTGATCACCCCGCACCGGATCTTCCATCTTGGCTATCTGCTGCTGCTGGACCGTCTGGACGTGCCGGATGCGCAGTTCGGCACGCGCAGCGCGCGGCTGCTGGCACAGATGCAGCAGCGCGGCTATCTCACGTCGCTGGATCTGGTCACGCGCCCCGGTGAGTATCGTCCGCTGGTGGTGCCGGCGCTGCGCTGGCTTGATTATCTGGTGATTAACGAACTGGAGGCGCAGTCGCTGACCGGCGTGACGTTACGCCATCAAAACCAGCTGGCTGCCCCGGCGGCGTTTGGCCGCGCGGCTGACTGGCTGCTGACGCAGGGCGTGCGGCAGCGGGTGGTGATTCATGCGCCGGAGGGCGCGTGGGGGCAGGAACGTGACGGTGAGGCACACTGGCAGCCCGCATGGCGGCTGCCCGCAGAAGCGATTGTCGGCAGCGTCGGGGCAGGGGATGCTTTCTGCGCGGGCGTGCTGTACGCCAGCCATCAGGGCTACCGATTGCAGGAGACGCTGAGGCTGGCGCATACCTGCGCCTGTTTCAACCTGCGCGCAGCGAACGCGCTGGACGGCACGCGCCCGCTGCGCGAGATGCAACACTGGATGAGTCAGGCAATCTGCGTCTCACGTGCGGCGGATGGCGGGCGCACGACGTCGGCGGAAAACACATAG
- a CDS encoding ABC transporter permease subunit, with translation MTSETARVKSPTLKRALMSDLLQTVGILPILILIVAVFGFVAPNFFTEANLLNITRQASINIVLAAGMTFVILTGGIDLSVGSMLGTTAVVAMVVSLDPAFAGLTIPAALGAGLIMGLFNGLLVAAAGLPPFIVTLGTYTALRGAAYLLANGTTVINSDINFEWIGNGYLGPVPWLIIIAFAVIALCWFILRRTTLGVHIYAVGGNMQAARLTGIKVGAVLVFVYAMSGLLSGLGGLMSASRLYSANGNLGVGYELDAIAAVILGGTSFVGGIGTITGTLIGALIIATLNNGMTLMGVSYFWQLVIKGAVIIIAVLIDKYRTRHHVG, from the coding sequence ATGACCAGTGAAACCGCACGCGTAAAAAGCCCGACGCTGAAACGGGCCTTAATGAGCGATCTGCTGCAAACCGTCGGCATTTTACCCATCCTGATTCTGATTGTGGCGGTGTTTGGCTTTGTCGCCCCGAACTTCTTTACCGAAGCGAATCTGCTGAATATCACCCGGCAGGCGTCGATCAATATCGTGCTGGCGGCCGGCATGACCTTCGTGATCCTGACCGGCGGTATCGATTTATCGGTAGGTTCAATGCTGGGCACCACGGCGGTGGTGGCGATGGTGGTCTCGCTCGATCCGGCGTTTGCCGGGCTGACCATTCCTGCCGCGCTGGGCGCCGGGCTGATCATGGGGCTGTTTAACGGCCTGCTGGTGGCCGCGGCCGGCCTGCCGCCGTTTATTGTCACCCTCGGCACCTATACCGCGCTGCGCGGCGCGGCTTATCTGCTGGCTAACGGCACCACGGTGATTAACTCCGATATCAACTTCGAATGGATAGGCAATGGCTACCTCGGGCCGGTGCCGTGGCTGATTATCATCGCCTTCGCGGTGATTGCGCTGTGCTGGTTTATCCTGCGCCGCACCACGCTGGGCGTGCACATCTATGCGGTCGGCGGCAACATGCAGGCGGCACGCCTGACCGGGATTAAAGTCGGCGCAGTGCTGGTGTTCGTTTATGCCATGAGCGGCTTGCTCTCCGGGCTGGGCGGGCTGATGAGTGCGTCGCGGCTTTACAGCGCCAACGGCAACCTGGGGGTTGGCTACGAGCTGGATGCGATTGCGGCGGTGATCCTCGGCGGTACCAGCTTTGTCGGCGGTATCGGCACCATTACCGGCACGCTGATTGGTGCCCTGATCATCGCCACGCTGAATAATGGCATGACGCTGATGGGCGTTTCCTACTTCTGGCAGCTGGTGATCAAGGGCGCGGTCATCATCATTGCGGTGCTGATTGACAAATATCGCACCCGCCATCATGTCGGCTGA
- a CDS encoding AMP nucleosidase, which produces MNTQRNGLTTRQALDELERLYDAAVDALRNAIRDFTEQGTLPDETARRQGLFVYPELRITWQGEGPQQNRTRAWGRFTHTGRYSTTITRPALLRHYLSEQLQMIEKEYDVLIEVGPSQQEIPYPYVIDGSDLSLDRSMSASIARHFPTTELSQIGDETADGLFNADALFPLSHFDALRTDFSLARLRHYTGTAVDHFQPFVLFTNYTRYVDEFVRWAIEQVQDPDTPYDSLACAGDVVITAETADPTALMSDLAWKKHQMPAWHLTSPNRRGITLVNIGVGPSNAKTICDHLAVVRPHAWLMIGHCGGLRESQSIGDYVLAHAYLRDDHVLDSVLPPDIPIPSIAEVQRALYDATKAVSGMPGEEVKQRLRTGTVVTTDDRNWELRYAASALRFNLSRAVAVDMESATIAAQGYRFRVPYGTLLCVSDKPLHGEIKLPGQANRFYEGAISEHLQIGICAVELLRAEGDKLHSRKLRTFNEPPFR; this is translated from the coding sequence ATGAATACGCAACGGAACGGATTAACTACCCGGCAGGCGCTGGATGAACTGGAGCGGCTGTATGACGCTGCCGTTGACGCATTGCGCAACGCCATCCGTGACTTCACTGAGCAGGGCACGCTGCCTGATGAAACAGCCCGGCGTCAGGGGCTGTTTGTCTATCCTGAACTGCGCATTACCTGGCAGGGTGAAGGCCCGCAGCAGAATCGTACCCGCGCCTGGGGCCGCTTTACCCATACCGGCCGCTACAGCACCACCATTACGCGTCCGGCGCTGCTGCGTCACTATCTCAGCGAGCAGCTGCAGATGATTGAAAAAGAGTACGACGTGCTGATCGAGGTGGGCCCGTCGCAGCAGGAGATCCCTTATCCCTATGTGATTGACGGCTCTGACCTGTCGCTGGATCGCTCCATGAGCGCCAGCATTGCGCGCCACTTCCCTACCACCGAGCTGTCGCAGATTGGCGATGAAACCGCCGACGGGCTGTTTAATGCCGATGCGCTGTTCCCGCTGTCGCACTTTGATGCGCTGCGCACCGACTTCTCGCTGGCGCGCCTGCGCCACTATACCGGCACCGCGGTGGATCACTTCCAGCCGTTTGTTCTGTTTACCAACTACACGCGCTACGTCGATGAGTTTGTCCGCTGGGCGATTGAGCAGGTGCAGGATCCGGATACGCCTTACGACAGTCTGGCCTGCGCCGGTGACGTGGTAATTACCGCTGAGACCGCCGACCCGACGGCGCTGATGTCAGACCTGGCGTGGAAGAAACATCAGATGCCCGCCTGGCACCTGACCTCACCTAATCGCCGTGGCATTACGCTGGTTAACATCGGCGTCGGCCCCTCTAACGCGAAAACCATCTGCGATCACCTCGCCGTGGTACGTCCGCACGCCTGGCTGATGATTGGTCACTGTGGCGGGCTGCGTGAAAGCCAGAGCATTGGCGATTATGTGCTGGCGCACGCCTATCTGCGTGACGATCACGTGCTGGACAGCGTGCTGCCGCCGGATATCCCGATTCCGAGCATCGCTGAAGTACAGCGCGCGCTGTATGACGCCACCAAAGCCGTCAGCGGTATGCCGGGCGAAGAGGTTAAACAACGGCTGCGTACCGGTACGGTGGTGACCACCGATGACCGTAACTGGGAGCTACGCTACGCGGCTTCCGCGCTGCGCTTTAATCTCAGCCGTGCCGTGGCGGTGGATATGGAGAGCGCCACCATCGCGGCGCAGGGCTACCGCTTCCGCGTGCCCTATGGCACCTTGCTGTGCGTGTCCGACAAGCCTCTGCACGGTGAAATCAAGCTGCCCGGCCAGGCTAACCGCTTCTATGAAGGCGCCATCTCTGAACACCTGCAGATTGGCATCTGCGCGGTAGAGCTGCTGCGCGCCGAGGGCGACAAGCTGCACTCACGCAAGCTGCGCACCTTCAACGAGCCGCCGTTCCGCTAG